The following are encoded together in the Triticum dicoccoides isolate Atlit2015 ecotype Zavitan chromosome 6B, WEW_v2.0, whole genome shotgun sequence genome:
- the LOC119323715 gene encoding THO complex subunit 7B-like — protein MLTKGRRVAGRGEDMSAHYAFGPHEDDAIIKHRLLTRITTTRGEPPLKKLQKKFMSFATEVEKDADNTSDCERLYKAFLQEINTFELPLLKSKAVVDANLREKESFNELQVEIQRQILQAQTDIEDLKKQLEQSKIERQHKEECEAIRKLISSQPPRSETEKLISNLEKEIANLEAESAACTRTLELRKKQFALLLHVVEELQISIEDEQRNIADELRAATEEPKLSIEEGSGGASDAMAVD, from the exons ATGCTTACCAAAGGGAGGAGAGTTGCCGGGAGGGGTGAAGACATGTCTGCACATTATGCATTTGGGCCACATGAGGATGATGCGATTATCAAACACCGGCTTCTGACTAGGATCACAACTACCAGGGGTGAACCACCCCTAAAGAAGCTCCAAAAGAAGTTCATGTCCTTCGCTACTGAGGTGGAGAAGGATGCAGACAATACAAGTGACTGTGAGAGGCTGTACAAGGCCTTTCTGCAGGAAATTAACACTTTTGAGCTGCCTCTTCTTAAAAGCAAGGCTGTAGTTGATGCGAATCTCAGGGAGAAGGAGAGCTTCAACGAGCTGCAGGTTGAGATCCAGCGACAAATCTTGCAAGCTCAGACTGATATTGAGGATCTCAAGAAGCAACTTGAGCAAAGCAAGATTGAGAGGCAGCACAAAGAGGAGTGTGAAGCGATCAGAAAACTGATTTCCTCACAACCTCCACGGTCAGAAACCGAGAAACTTATATCTAATCTTGAGAAGGAGATAGCTAATTTGGAGGCCGAGAGTGCAGCATGTACAAGGACGTTGGAGCTTAGGAAGAAGCAGTTTGCTCTTCTTCTGCATGTG GTGGAGGAATTGCAAATCTCGatcgaagatgagcaaaggaacatAGCAGATGAGCTGAGAGCTGCCACGGAAGAGCCAAAGTTGAGCATAGAGGAAGGCAGCGGCGGCGCTTCAGATGCGATGGCTGTAGACTGA